The Streptomyces sp. B3I8 nucleotide sequence TCGCGGTCGGCGCGGTGTAGAGGATCGACACCTTGTACTTCTGGACGATCTCCCAGAAGCGGCCCTGGTGCGGGGTGTCGGGCGTGCCCTCGTACATGACCTGCGTCGCGCCGTTGGCCAGCGGACCGTAGACGATGTACGAGTGGCCGGTGACCCAGCCCACGTCGGCCGTGCACCAGTACACGTCCGTCTCGGGCTTGAGGTCGAAGACCGACCAGTGCGTGTACGCCACCTGGGTGAGGTAGCCGCCGGAGGTGTGCAGGATGCCCTTCGGGCGGCCCGTCGTACCTGACGTGTAGAGGATGAACAGCGGGTGTTCGGCCTCGAACGCTTCGGCCGTGTGCTCGGCCGACTGCTTCTGCGTGAGTTCGTGCCACCACACGTCACGGCCCTCGGTCCAGGCGACTTCCTGGCCCGTGCGCCGTACGACGACCACGTGCTCCACGGTGGTGCCCTCGCGGCCCACCGCGTCGTCGACCGCCGGCTTGAGCGCGGAGGGCTTGCCGCGCCGGTAGCCGCCGTCGGCGGTGATGACGACGCGGGCGTCGGCGTCCTCGATACGGGTGGCCAGCGCGTCCGCCGAGAAGCCGCCGAAGACGACCGAGTGCGCGGCTCCGATGCGGGCGCAGGCCAGCATGGCGATCGCCGTCTCGGGGATCATCGGCATGTAGACGGCGACCCGGTCGCCCTTGCGCACGCCCAGCTCCAGCAGGGCGTTGGCCGCCCTGGACACCTCGTCCTTGAGCTCCGCGTAGGTGATCGTCCGGCTGTCGCCGGGCTCGCCCTCGAAGTGGATGGCGACCCGGTCGCCGTTGCCCGCCTCGACGTGCCGGTCCACGCAGTTGTACGCCACGTTCAGTCGGCCGTCCTGGAACCACTTGGCGAACGGCGGGTTCGACCAGTCCAGCGTCTCGGTCGGCTCGGTGGCCCAGGTCAGCCGACGGGCCTGCTCGGCCCAGAAGCCGAGTCTGTCAGCCTTGGCCTGTTCATACGCCTCGGCCGTGACGTTGGCGTGCGCGGCGAGTTCTGCGGGAGGCGCGAAGCGACGCTCCTCCTTCAGGAGGTTGGAGAGGGAAGGATTCTCGCTCACTTTCCCATCTCCTCCGTCAGAAGGCCGGCCAGGCTTTTGTTGCTCACGACATCTCCCTTTCCCAGGGTGTCCGTTGTGTCCCAGGCCACAGCTCATCAGACCGGCACCCCCGATGACAAGGGTCGCCGGACAAATGGTTTAGACCTCTTGTGATGTGCAGGCTATGGCCCGGGTCCGGCTCCCCGGCGCCGGGCCACACGTTCTCACGGGCGGCGGACGTGATCGGTTCACCAGCGTGGCGGGCCGTGTGCGACCCGCCGCTCCTCAGGCCGGCGTGCCCCGGACGGGCCGCAGGGCCTCCACCCGGGTGAACACCCCCTCCCGCGTCCCGTCCCCCGGCGTGCCGTTCAGCAGGTAGGCCTGTGCTCTGCCCACGTGGAAGTACATGCCCTGCAGATCGAGCGAGCCCTCGTGCAGGGCGCGGGCCACGCACTCGTGCGCTGCCAGGTGCTCCAGCTGCTGCACCACATTGGTCAGACAGAGCCTTTCGGCGATGTCGGCGGGCTCCCCGTCGGCGAACCGTGCCCCGGGCCTGTCGCCGGCGGTCATCCGGTGCACGCTCGGCCGCCCGTGCCGCAGCCAGCGCCCGAGCGGCGTCCGCGCCGCATCTAGTCTGCCCGGCCCATCCGTCCTGCCGGGCCCAACCGGCGGACCGAGCCTGTCCGGCCCACCTGGTCCACCTGGTCCGTCCGGCCCGTCCGGCCCACTTGAGTTGCCCGGCCAGTCGGCCGCGGTCGTCGGTTCAGCTGTCGCCAGCAGGGCCTGCACCGCCCCGCAGCCCGAGTGCCCGCAGACCGTGATGGACCGCACCCGCAGCACGTCGACCGCGTACTCGATGGCCGCCGCCACCGAGTCGTCACCGCTCTCCTCGCCGGGCATCGGCACGAGATTGCCCACGTTGCGCACGACGAACAGGTCGCCGGGACCGCTGGCAGTGATCATCGAGGTGACGACT carries:
- the acs gene encoding acetate--CoA ligase → MSENPSLSNLLKEERRFAPPAELAAHANVTAEAYEQAKADRLGFWAEQARRLTWATEPTETLDWSNPPFAKWFQDGRLNVAYNCVDRHVEAGNGDRVAIHFEGEPGDSRTITYAELKDEVSRAANALLELGVRKGDRVAVYMPMIPETAIAMLACARIGAAHSVVFGGFSADALATRIEDADARVVITADGGYRRGKPSALKPAVDDAVGREGTTVEHVVVVRRTGQEVAWTEGRDVWWHELTQKQSAEHTAEAFEAEHPLFILYTSGTTGRPKGILHTSGGYLTQVAYTHWSVFDLKPETDVYWCTADVGWVTGHSYIVYGPLANGATQVMYEGTPDTPHQGRFWEIVQKYKVSILYTAPTAIRTFMKWGDDIPAKFDLSSLRVLGSVGEPINPEAWIWYRKHIGGDRTPVVDTWWQTETGGIMISPLPGVTDAKPGSAQRPLPGISATVVDDEANEVPNGGGGYLVLTEPWPSMLRTIWGDDQRFLDTYWARFEGKYFAGDGAKKDDDGDIWLLGRVDDVMLVSGHNISTTEVESALVSHPSVAEAAVVGAADETTGQAIVAFVILRGTAAETENLVGELRNHVGATLGPIAKPKRILPVAELPKTRSGKIMRRLLRDVAENRQLGDVTTLTDSTVMDLIQAKLPAAASED